The following are from one region of the Abiotrophia defectiva ATCC 49176 genome:
- a CDS encoding AAA family ATPase, translated as MSEIKLTELLEYVDPALCSYQEWVNVGMALKHEGYTAMDWDSWSKGDHARYHAGECFRKWDSFEGSNTPVTGGTIYQMAVDGGYEPPRSYDDGRGELDWDSTIKYDNDYKIIDKDWVEAKEIKEPDHWNPVAEITRYLEILFDSTENVGYVTETWEKDGKHLPTSGSYDRTAGELIQLLNRCEGDLGRVFGDPKEEAGAWIRFNPLDGKGVKNDNVTDYRYALVESDSTDLAKQNAIIRELELPVACLVYSGGKSVHAIVRVEAKDYNEYRTRVDYLYSICKKNGLAVDSQNKNPSRLSRMPGVIRNGHKQFLIDTNIGKASWDEWYKHIEDLNDDLPDPEGLEDFWNNMPDLAPELIHGVLRQGHKMLMAGPSKAGKSFALIELSIAIAEGSKWLGWQCEKGRVLYVNLELDRASCLHRFKDVYQGLGVAPHNLGNIDVWNLRGKTVPMDKLAPKLIRRAAKKHYTAVIIDPIYKVLTGDENSADQMAHFTNQFDKVATELGASVIYCHHHSKGSQGGKKSMDRASGSGVFARDPDALIDLVELEINESLATQQLDKAKCQIYKESILDLNKRYYEKYIGLDDLESAYQMKEHALKAITTSQYYDVNQRIKAAEREQKQRTAWRVEGTLREFAKFEPVNIWFGYPVHTVDDSGVLNDVEPEDAQPTWKKNFDKRKSPDEKKEERKHSFDTAYSALNDGIEPVTIDGLAEYLGISDKTVRRRVKEAGSYKIEGNSVIKVD; from the coding sequence TTGTCAGAAATTAAATTAACTGAGCTACTCGAATATGTCGACCCTGCATTGTGCTCTTACCAAGAATGGGTCAACGTCGGGATGGCACTCAAACACGAAGGCTACACGGCCATGGACTGGGACTCATGGTCCAAAGGAGACCATGCCCGCTATCACGCAGGTGAATGTTTTAGAAAATGGGACTCCTTCGAAGGCAGCAACACTCCAGTTACCGGTGGGACCATTTACCAAATGGCAGTCGATGGCGGCTATGAACCACCAAGGTCATACGACGATGGCCGAGGAGAACTCGACTGGGACAGTACAATCAAGTATGACAACGACTATAAAATCATCGATAAAGACTGGGTAGAAGCCAAAGAAATTAAAGAACCTGATCACTGGAACCCAGTGGCAGAAATTACCAGATACCTCGAAATCTTATTCGATAGTACCGAAAACGTCGGTTATGTGACTGAGACCTGGGAGAAAGATGGCAAGCATCTACCGACCTCTGGTTCATACGACCGAACAGCAGGTGAGCTAATCCAACTCCTAAATCGATGTGAGGGGGACCTAGGAAGAGTATTCGGGGACCCGAAAGAAGAAGCCGGTGCTTGGATTCGATTCAACCCATTGGATGGTAAAGGCGTCAAAAATGACAACGTGACCGATTATCGGTACGCCCTGGTCGAGTCAGACAGTACCGACCTAGCAAAACAAAACGCCATCATCCGAGAGCTAGAGCTCCCTGTTGCCTGCTTGGTCTATAGCGGTGGTAAGTCCGTACACGCAATCGTCAGAGTCGAGGCAAAAGACTACAACGAATACCGGACTCGTGTTGATTATCTGTATAGCATCTGTAAGAAGAACGGCCTAGCGGTCGACTCTCAAAACAAGAACCCTAGCCGACTTAGTCGTATGCCAGGGGTTATCCGGAATGGCCACAAGCAATTCCTTATCGATACCAACATCGGTAAAGCAAGTTGGGATGAATGGTACAAGCACATCGAAGACTTAAACGATGATTTGCCGGACCCAGAGGGGCTAGAAGATTTCTGGAATAACATGCCAGACCTTGCACCGGAGTTAATCCATGGCGTATTACGTCAAGGACACAAGATGCTAATGGCGGGGCCGTCTAAGGCTGGTAAGTCATTCGCGCTCATCGAGTTATCCATCGCTATCGCAGAAGGTAGCAAATGGCTTGGATGGCAGTGTGAAAAAGGGCGCGTCCTCTATGTCAACCTAGAGCTGGACCGAGCATCTTGCTTACACCGGTTCAAAGACGTTTATCAAGGCCTAGGAGTTGCGCCGCATAATCTAGGCAACATCGATGTTTGGAACCTCCGGGGTAAGACCGTGCCAATGGATAAATTGGCACCTAAGCTTATCCGGCGAGCAGCTAAAAAGCATTACACAGCGGTCATCATTGACCCGATTTATAAAGTCCTGACAGGCGACGAGAACAGTGCTGATCAGATGGCACACTTTACCAACCAGTTTGACAAAGTGGCCACAGAGTTAGGCGCATCCGTTATCTACTGCCACCATCACTCAAAAGGGTCGCAAGGTGGGAAAAAGTCCATGGACCGTGCAAGTGGTTCTGGGGTATTTGCCCGCGACCCAGACGCCCTAATTGACCTGGTAGAACTTGAAATCAACGAAAGTCTAGCTACTCAACAGTTAGATAAGGCCAAATGCCAAATCTACAAAGAGAGCATCTTAGATCTCAATAAGCGATACTACGAGAAGTATATCGGCCTGGATGACCTAGAGTCGGCTTATCAGATGAAAGAACACGCGCTCAAGGCAATCACCACTTCTCAATACTACGACGTCAACCAACGCATTAAGGCAGCTGAACGTGAGCAGAAACAACGGACTGCATGGCGTGTGGAAGGTACACTCCGAGAGTTCGCGAAGTTTGAGCCAGTCAATATCTGGTTCGGTTATCCAGTGCACACAGTCGATGATTCAGGCGTCCTAAATGATGTCGAGCCAGAGGATGCTCAACCGACCTGGAAGAAGAATTTCGACAAGAGAAAGTCTCCTGATGAGAAGAAGGAAGAGCGCAAGCATTCGTTCGATACGGCTTATAGCGCACTCAATGATGGCATCGAACCGGTCACGATTGACGGCCTGGCAGAGTACCTAGGTATCTCAGATAAGACAGTTAGACGTCGTGTGAAGGAAGCAGGTAGTTATAAAATTGAAGGAAATTCAGTTATCAAAGTAGACTAG